CGCAGCCTTGAAGGACATTCAACGAGTGCTGAAACCTGGTGGAACCTTTGTCTTCATTGAACACGTTGCAGCTCCAGAAAATACTTGCAAGCGCACCGTTCAAGATGGCGTCACTCCTGTCTGGAAAACCGTATTTGACCACTGTCACCCAAACCGAGAAACCTGGTTGTATCTTGAGAACGCTGGATTTGAATCAATTCATTATCAATCGTTTCGCCTATCTATTCCTGTTGTCAGTCCGCACATTGCTGGAATTGCAACGCAAAAATCAGATAAGACTGAGATAAGGCTGGAAAGCTGCTAAACCTTCTAAACGCATCTGAAGATATCTCCAAGTAGCAGCTTTTGTAATCTCCTTAATCAATTTGGAGATTTATTGGGAGATTTCAGCTATGGAAACAAATGTTGGTTTGCTCGATCGCCTGATCCGTTTGGTTGTGGCTTCTGTGTTGTTTTATCTAGGATTTCTCTACAGTGGCACTGCTTTGGGAATTGGGCTAGTGGTCGTAGGCAGTGTGTCTCTTGTTACAGCAATGGTTGGCTTCTGCGGTCTTTATCGCTTTCTCGGAATTCGCACAAACCAGCCTAACCAACAACTTTAGTCTTACCCATTGATTCACATCTTCAGGACACGCAGATAACAGGGTAGAAGCCTTAGCTGCTGATCCCCGTTCATAATGTTCTTGCCACTGCACAGTCCAAGAGCAAAATAAATGTTGAAATTTAGTAAGGAGGTTTCCGATGGACAACACTTTTCCTTTCGAAGAATCATCCTTATCACGGCGACAACTGCTTAACTTTCTCACTGGAGCAACGGTAGCCGTAACCGTAGGTTCTGCACTCTATCCGGTTGGTCAGTTCTTTGTTCCACCCAAAGAAG
The genomic region above belongs to Chroococcidiopsis sp. TS-821 and contains:
- a CDS encoding DUF2892 domain-containing protein; its protein translation is METNVGLLDRLIRLVVASVLFYLGFLYSGTALGIGLVVVGSVSLVTAMVGFCGLYRFLGIRTNQPNQQL